In Scylla paramamosain isolate STU-SP2022 chromosome 29, ASM3559412v1, whole genome shotgun sequence, a genomic segment contains:
- the LOC135115580 gene encoding protein ZNRD2-like isoform X2 translates to MARLEDEFSWQPPSESELKVIEARRERNNKISSIMGQYLLKGYKMLAVTCAVCDCVLMEDRLKNKYCIGCLEVDADTKKDNPAVSEEAARRTVQEIQHRHSGEDQAHTSATSPSPSTSSCQVPVTTQCVATSTTTITGCQKQCAKKTLTVHGMDLSENAGEAVAALRDKLAWATEQLSATTSIHEAQNLAGLITETCKAITALKEL, encoded by the exons ATGGCCCGACTGGAGGATGAGTTCTCATGGCAGCCACCCTCAGAGTCTGAGCTGAAGGTGATTGAGGCGCGGCGGGAGAGGAACAACAAGATATCCTCCATCATGGGCCAGTACCTGCTCAAGGGGTACAAGATGCTGGCTGTCACCTGTGCCGTCTGTGAT TGTGTGCTGATGGAGGACCGTCTCAAGAACAAGTACTGCATTGGCTGCCTGGAGGTAGATGCAGATACAAAGAAGGATAATCCTG CTGTGAGTGAGGAGGCTGCCCGTAGGACTGTCCAAGAGATCCAACACAGACACAGTGGGGAGGATCAGGCCCACACTTCTGCCacatccccctctccctccacctcatcctGCCAGGTGCCTGTCACCACCCAGTGTGttgccacctccaccacaaccattactgGCTGCCAGAAACAATGTGCAAAGAAAAC ATTAACAGTTCATGGCATGGACCTGTCGGAGAATGCAGGGGAGGCAGTGGCTGCACTGCGAGACAAGCTGGCGTGGGCGACAGAGCAGCTGAGTGCCACCACCAGCATCCATGAGGCACAAAACTTGGCAGGTCTCATTACAGAAACATGCAAGGCCATAACTGCACTCAAAGAATTGTAG
- the LOC135115580 gene encoding protein ZNRD2-like isoform X1, translating into MKDSSILMTHYSLLINKRVDFTHDFTHDSLLITHYPQIKVLVSALIHCQDRQRNTMARLEDEFSWQPPSESELKVIEARRERNNKISSIMGQYLLKGYKMLAVTCAVCDCVLMEDRLKNKYCIGCLEVDADTKKDNPAVSEEAARRTVQEIQHRHSGEDQAHTSATSPSPSTSSCQVPVTTQCVATSTTTITGCQKQCAKKTLTVHGMDLSENAGEAVAALRDKLAWATEQLSATTSIHEAQNLAGLITETCKAITALKEL; encoded by the exons ATGAAAGACAGCAGTATACTCATGACTCATTACTCACTGCTCATAAACAAACGTGTTGATTTTACCCATGATTTTACTCATGACTCGCTACTCATTACTCACTACCCACAGATAAAGGTGTTGGTTTCAGCTCTCATTCACTGCCAG gacagacagaggaacaCCATGGCCCGACTGGAGGATGAGTTCTCATGGCAGCCACCCTCAGAGTCTGAGCTGAAGGTGATTGAGGCGCGGCGGGAGAGGAACAACAAGATATCCTCCATCATGGGCCAGTACCTGCTCAAGGGGTACAAGATGCTGGCTGTCACCTGTGCCGTCTGTGAT TGTGTGCTGATGGAGGACCGTCTCAAGAACAAGTACTGCATTGGCTGCCTGGAGGTAGATGCAGATACAAAGAAGGATAATCCTG CTGTGAGTGAGGAGGCTGCCCGTAGGACTGTCCAAGAGATCCAACACAGACACAGTGGGGAGGATCAGGCCCACACTTCTGCCacatccccctctccctccacctcatcctGCCAGGTGCCTGTCACCACCCAGTGTGttgccacctccaccacaaccattactgGCTGCCAGAAACAATGTGCAAAGAAAAC ATTAACAGTTCATGGCATGGACCTGTCGGAGAATGCAGGGGAGGCAGTGGCTGCACTGCGAGACAAGCTGGCGTGGGCGACAGAGCAGCTGAGTGCCACCACCAGCATCCATGAGGCACAAAACTTGGCAGGTCTCATTACAGAAACATGCAAGGCCATAACTGCACTCAAAGAATTGTAG